The Stigmatella aurantiaca DW4/3-1 genome contains the following window.
CGTCTCGCCTTCAGCATCGAGGCCAGCAGTCCGGCACAGGGCCCTCCGGGCACTTCCAGCGCGGCGAAGTCCTGGTGCATCGCCTCGAGCCTGTCCGGCGCCTCGAAGGGCGGAAGCAACGCATCCAGCACCTGCCCCGCCTGCGCCGCATCTCCCTCGAACGGCGCCTCGCCCCGGAAGATCGAGTCGAGCTGGAATGCCCACTGCCCGAGAAACCCGAGCCGGGAGGCGAGCGGAAACCCCTGCTGGTGCAGCAGCCCCAGGGCGGCGGCGCGAATGCGCCCGGCATGCGCGGCGTACGCATCCCCGGGCGCTCCGGGAAAGGGCCTCGCCACCTCTGGACGGGGCACCTGCTCCCAAGGGCCAGGCACTTGCTCCAAGGCATCCGCCTTCAGCAAGAGGCGCCGGGCCATCTCCGGACAGGCGAGGGAGCCGGCCACCTCGACCTGCTCGTCGATTTTCGAGACGATCCGCGGGAAGGTGGCACAGCCATCGGGCAGCACGCGCTCCCCATGACGCCGGTGCAGCGAGCAGAACTTCTGGGTGTCGAGGAAGGGACAGCTTCCGTCCGACCCCATCTGGATGAAGGCCCGCTCGGCGGGAGGGCCGTCCGGCTGAGGAACCACGAGTGCCGCCACCCGCTCGGCATCGGGGGTCCCCGCCACGCCCTCACGCAGCCGGGTCAGGCGATCCTCACTGACGGGAATCCGGAGCCCGACACAGCAGGTGTCCTCGCAGCGATCGGCGAGGCACTGAAACTCCAAGACGCTTCGGACGAAAAGGGGAAGCGCATCCATGGCGGTAGGCCTCAAGCTCGCGCGGAGCATAGCGCGTCCGCGTCCGCCCTGTCCGCGTCTCCCGTCCCCCCGGAAGCAGGCGTCCGCCCCCCCTGCAGCGGAGCGGACGCCGGGTGCTAACCCGAAGCGCCGGGGAGACTACCGGGCGTGCCGGCGGCGCAGCATCGCGCTCAGGCCCAGCAACAAGCCCAAGGCACTGAACGCCGTGCCGTTGGCGCTCGCACAGTCACAGCCCCCATCGTCGGAGGACGCCGGGTTTTTGACGAACACCACGGTGGAGCGCGCTGGCACAACGAACGTCCCCGCCGCGCTGTCGAAGGAGGCCGTGCGCACCGTGGGATCCGCCGACTCCTGCTGCACCGGGTGGAGCACCAGCGCCTGCGACTTGAACGCCTCCGCCGTGAAGCGCTGCTCCTCGCCCGTGGCGTTGAAGAACACCACCGCGTGCTCGAACTCGCCCTGAGCGGCGGGCGCGTCCCCCTGAATGCTCATGACGATGAGGCCGGGCGTCTGCTCCGAGCCCGTGTTCTCGAAGCGCACGCGCTGCTGAATCTCCGCGGCCGTCCGGAGGCGGAAGAGGCGGGAGCTCTTGCGGATGCGCACCACCTCTTCGAAGTGGGCGAGCGCCTGGGCGATGTGGGCCGGGGCCGGCTTGAGCGCGGGGTCGGCCAGCAGCGTCTTGAAGAACGGCCAGTTGTCCTTGTTGTCGTCGTACGGCGGCAGGCCCACGCCCCAGTTGTTGGACTGGTAGGTGAAGTCCAGCCGGTTGAACCAATCGCCCGAGTTGTAGCTGTTGCGGTCCAGGGACTTGGAGCGCAGCAGCTCGTCGCCCGCGTGGAAGAAGGGAATGCCCTGGGCCAGCGCCACCAGGCTGATGCCCATGTTGTGCATCCGCACCCGCGTGTCCATGGAGGCGTTCCGCGGGGCCTTGAGCTGGATGGCATCGAACAACGTCTCGTTGTCGTGGGCCGAGACGTAGGTGATGACTTCCTGCGGATCCAAGGTGTAGCCCGCCGGAGAGCCGTTGTAGCTCACCTCCGAGCCCTTCACGGCCTTGTCTTCCACGCTGGTGAAGGAATAGTCCCGGAGGTTGCCCGCGAGCCCCACACGGATGCGGTCCATGTGCTGCAAGAGCAGCGTCTTCGGATCGCTCGTGCCCTGGGCGAACCCATTGGGGTCATAGAACAGGCCACTGATGAAGCCCTGATACCGCGCGTCATCGAAGGGGCCACCGCCCCGGGCGGCATCGCGGAGCCGGTCACTGAACGTGCCGATGCCTGTGCCAGGCATGTTGAGCTGCGTGGCGTTCGTGCCCCGGGCGTTGCCCTGCACCTCGCCGAAGTCCCAACCCTCACCGTAGAGG
Protein-coding sequences here:
- the fliB gene encoding flagellin lysine-N-methylase, which encodes MDALPLFVRSVLEFQCLADRCEDTCCVGLRIPVSEDRLTRLREGVAGTPDAERVAALVVPQPDGPPAERAFIQMGSDGSCPFLDTQKFCSLHRRHGERVLPDGCATFPRIVSKIDEQVEVAGSLACPEMARRLLLKADALEQVPGPWEQVPRPEVARPFPGAPGDAYAAHAGRIRAAALGLLHQQGFPLASRLGFLGQWAFQLDSIFRGEAPFEGDAAQAGQVLDALLPPFEAPDRLEAMHQDFAALEVPGGPCAGLLASMLKARRAVARGERFKPFADGVLASLWGSEEAEGSPEAAWREVLSRWEWLESAHGSRIQQYFLHYTINQWLRAPFTEAPSLLAYVFRLAVRVAMLRMVLAGHPAVAALRASASGLAPEESQAALDRAAVECFYLVARHVEQAPDILAIVWNMAGAGGAETLGKLILFSKF